One genomic segment of [Pasteurella] aerogenes includes these proteins:
- a CDS encoding putative anti-repressor protein, producing the protein MSQSTQLSTFNFEKSSIRVIAVNNEPWFVAKDVCEAVNISNYRDAIERLDEDEKGVALTDTLGGQQEMNIISESGMYTLILRCRDAVKKGSVPHRFRKWVTAEVLPQIRKTGKYALQNLPLAEIEADEEALHIIVNLFHSLNGAYEMGNKIRKEHPHFAKEIDKTIGGHYLYNLNGPTENALTKARKYVHAKSERIMFVKGMLSLLEEPKRIANF; encoded by the coding sequence ATGTCTCAATCAACTCAACTTTCTACATTCAACTTTGAAAAATCATCAATCCGTGTTATTGCAGTAAACAATGAGCCTTGGTTCGTTGCTAAAGATGTTTGTGAAGCTGTAAACATTTCAAATTATCGTGATGCAATCGAGAGATTAGATGAAGATGAAAAGGGTGTCGCTTTAACCGACACCCTTGGCGGACAGCAAGAAATGAACATTATCAGCGAAAGCGGAATGTACACGTTGATCTTACGTTGTCGTGATGCAGTGAAAAAAGGATCTGTACCACATCGTTTCAGAAAATGGGTAACAGCTGAAGTGTTACCGCAAATTCGCAAGACCGGGAAATATGCGTTGCAAAACTTACCGCTTGCAGAAATCGAAGCAGACGAAGAAGCACTACATATTATCGTTAATCTATTTCACTCGCTCAACGGTGCTTACGAAATGGGCAATAAGATACGCAAAGAACACCCGCACTTTGCAAAAGAAATCGATAAAACCATCGGCGGACATTACCTTTACAACTTAAACGGACCAACCGAAAACGCGCTTACCAAAGCACGAAAATACGTCCACGCCAAAAGCGAACGTATTATGTTTGTCAAAGGTATGTTAAGCCTACTGGAAGAACCGAAACGTATTGCAAACTTTTAA
- a CDS encoding Phage-related protein, with amino-acid sequence MGKGGGGGRTPYEAPESGRSKQRVKIIEIVSEGEIQGLVDGVKSVYLDNTPIQASDNSYNFNNIEAQGTIGSQDQDVLDGFNTSEKEVAVGVEVKKTQPITRTVTDEKVSRVRVTVGVKALYEQNSQGDTNATSVTLQVFVNDTPYSVTFNGKYSSQYLKHIEITDLPPVPFTLRVERVEADSKSQRLQNGTLWASYTEIIDTQFAYPNTALVGIMFDSEYFNSIPQRNYEIKGIKLRVPSNYDPETRQYDGLWDGTFKIAWSDNPAWVLLDILSNKRYGLGQRLGEINIDKWALYNVAQYCDQLVPDGFGNKEPRFTCNAWLTEQKSAYELINDICSIFRAIPVWTGTELTVIQDRPSDPVWIYTNANVVDGEFTRQYSALKSRHNAIHVEYLDKSDFYQKKIEYVSDDELIRKHGLNVKKVTAFGCTSRGQAYRTGRWILETEKLEKETITFSVGREGLMHIPGDIFEVADNHYAGTDIGGRVLAIKDKTVTLDREIELSDNSYFSYIDGNATQNTLKILGVVNGNQVTLDRAPVGLAEYGVWSLSTQQIRSKRYKAMAIAENDDGTYTITGLQHEPQKEAIVDNGAHFEPIATTLYQAAQITHLDIGVGFDGKVNVVADISTGDGALTYDIKIIKAGKLYRFDKGLTSPNISLDGLPDGEYQLIIYAKNSRGQVVSEKTQTFVIDRPPVPQEVNVSGGLGEITLSWKWVDDITQTEIFVADSDNFSQSQRLAKVNAHMYSHTVGARQVRYYWLRHVRGQNAGPFYQETGLRGESAVDIDEELRLLNEKLSQNIIDEVIDTALPARNLEMIKTVSGLDVNTFLGYRQIHNTADGKLYTWNGTVYVADSGEVFANEIKGIIQPEQLAPIPTANLAGKLTDEQIQSIDATKVIGTLSLTNMPTIPTSKLSGQLTDSQLQGISANKITGTIAVSQLASIPTTKLTGTISANQISANSIGTNAIQAGAIGATHLQSGSVGASQIQANAISSNAIQSGAVVAGKIATNAVVADNIATNAITAVKISAGAITAEKLSANSVGANAIQANAIVAGKIAANAVTTATIAAGAIRANHVAAGELTADKLAIGLGGNLLYNPIFANNGNGWHYYVDTNNIENNGYSFNNATGTYQGGAYLPTENQFRLQRNRKSITGDVRLGGLYQDMKLTPNTYYCFSAYVGGHRSYVDLNIEGGGVQVISRSWSGRGRTGGYPNNTIDTGIENSYRIWILFKTNATNSAETNYRLIINTWGQNGQDNPMFIIRRPMLEECTQYTKEPSAWQNSGVTAIHGGSIVTNTITAQQIAANTITANEIASGAIATRHLSANSINAGHIVSKSLTADKLNISSLSAISANLGTVTAGSISGTTISGGTITGTTIKSARLESVTGKFTGALEVTQLIGGNVFERAVFTSKLTGAEYSKTYGSGIGVNVKYYEHIVKFKIKSAPVDRYVYMTNSIDRSISSREYWATKDIYDSVRYPKATRETTTITPNVSGAFENGGILLKNTEYTVSISIYLTTQNLFSLITELMMVSSRTIVSL; translated from the coding sequence ATGGGTAAAGGCGGTGGTGGCGGTCGTACACCTTATGAGGCGCCGGAAAGCGGGCGCAGCAAACAACGGGTGAAAATTATTGAAATTGTCTCCGAGGGTGAAATTCAAGGATTGGTTGATGGAGTGAAATCCGTTTATTTGGATAATACCCCCATCCAAGCCAGCGATAACAGCTATAATTTTAATAATATTGAGGCGCAGGGGACGATTGGTAGCCAAGATCAAGATGTGCTGGACGGATTTAATACATCGGAAAAAGAAGTGGCAGTAGGTGTTGAGGTGAAAAAAACACAACCCATTACCCGCACTGTTACGGATGAGAAAGTCAGTAGAGTGCGGGTGACTGTTGGGGTAAAAGCGCTTTATGAGCAAAATTCACAAGGCGATACCAATGCGACCAGTGTTACGCTACAGGTTTTTGTTAATGATACGCCTTATTCAGTCACTTTTAATGGAAAGTACAGTTCGCAATATTTAAAACATATTGAAATCACGGATTTACCTCCGGTCCCGTTTACCTTGCGCGTGGAGCGTGTGGAAGCAGACAGTAAAAGCCAGCGCTTGCAAAACGGAACCCTTTGGGCAAGTTACACCGAAATTATTGATACGCAATTTGCTTACCCTAATACTGCACTGGTCGGTATTATGTTCGATAGCGAATATTTCAATTCTATTCCACAACGGAATTATGAAATTAAAGGGATTAAACTTCGTGTGCCGAGTAATTACGATCCGGAAACTCGTCAATATGATGGATTATGGGATGGTACTTTTAAAATTGCTTGGTCTGATAATCCGGCGTGGGTGTTGCTTGATATTTTGAGCAATAAACGCTATGGCTTAGGGCAACGGTTGGGTGAAATCAATATTGATAAATGGGCGCTGTATAATGTGGCGCAGTATTGTGATCAACTTGTTCCAGATGGTTTTGGCAATAAAGAACCTCGCTTTACGTGTAATGCGTGGTTGACCGAGCAAAAATCAGCTTATGAGCTGATCAATGATATTTGTTCGATCTTCCGTGCTATTCCAGTATGGACAGGGACAGAATTAACGGTTATTCAAGATAGACCTTCCGATCCGGTATGGATTTACACCAACGCGAATGTAGTCGATGGTGAATTTACGCGTCAATACTCAGCATTGAAATCGCGGCATAATGCGATCCATGTGGAGTATTTAGATAAATCCGATTTTTATCAGAAGAAAATTGAATATGTCTCGGATGACGAATTAATTCGCAAGCATGGCTTAAATGTTAAGAAAGTCACAGCGTTCGGTTGTACTTCAAGAGGACAAGCTTATCGCACTGGACGTTGGATTTTAGAGACGGAAAAACTGGAAAAAGAAACGATTACGTTCAGTGTTGGACGTGAAGGTTTGATGCATATTCCGGGTGATATTTTTGAGGTGGCAGATAATCATTATGCGGGTACCGATATTGGCGGTCGCGTATTGGCAATTAAGGATAAAACGGTCACTTTAGATCGCGAAATTGAACTAAGTGACAACAGTTATTTCAGTTATATTGATGGTAACGCTACACAAAACACGCTTAAAATTCTCGGGGTAGTAAATGGCAATCAAGTAACCTTAGATCGCGCACCGGTGGGATTGGCGGAATATGGTGTATGGTCCTTATCTACACAACAAATTCGCTCAAAACGCTATAAAGCCATGGCAATTGCGGAAAATGATGATGGGACTTATACCATCACCGGATTGCAACATGAACCACAAAAAGAGGCAATTGTGGATAATGGCGCGCATTTTGAACCGATTGCGACCACGTTATACCAAGCCGCACAAATTACACATCTTGATATTGGTGTTGGGTTTGATGGAAAAGTCAATGTTGTCGCCGATATTTCTACCGGTGACGGGGCATTAACCTATGATATTAAAATTATCAAAGCGGGAAAATTATACCGATTTGATAAAGGGTTAACCTCACCGAATATTAGCCTTGATGGATTACCGGATGGCGAATATCAGCTTATCATTTATGCGAAAAATTCTCGTGGTCAGGTGGTGAGTGAAAAAACGCAAACCTTTGTGATTGACCGTCCTCCGGTGCCGCAAGAAGTCAATGTGTCAGGTGGACTTGGTGAAATCACATTATCTTGGAAGTGGGTTGATGATATTACTCAAACTGAAATCTTTGTAGCGGATAGTGATAATTTTAGCCAATCTCAACGTTTAGCTAAAGTTAATGCGCATATGTATAGCCACACGGTCGGGGCAAGACAGGTTCGTTATTACTGGTTGCGTCATGTGCGAGGGCAAAACGCCGGACCATTTTATCAAGAAACTGGGTTGCGTGGTGAAAGTGCGGTCGATATTGACGAAGAATTGCGCTTATTAAATGAGAAGTTAAGTCAAAATATCATTGACGAAGTGATTGATACCGCCTTGCCGGCGCGCAATCTCGAGATGATAAAAACTGTTTCTGGACTGGATGTGAACACGTTCTTGGGCTATCGCCAAATACACAACACTGCAGATGGCAAGTTGTACACATGGAATGGTACGGTTTACGTTGCAGATAGTGGAGAAGTCTTTGCCAATGAGATTAAAGGTATTATTCAACCGGAGCAACTCGCGCCAATACCGACTGCCAATTTGGCCGGTAAACTGACCGATGAACAAATTCAGTCTATTGATGCGACTAAAGTCATTGGTACGCTCTCATTAACAAACATGCCAACCATTCCTACCAGTAAATTAAGTGGTCAATTGACAGACAGTCAATTACAAGGAATTAGCGCAAATAAGATTACTGGTACAATTGCAGTATCACAATTGGCGTCTATACCTACAACAAAATTAACCGGTACGATTTCTGCTAATCAGATTTCAGCTAATAGCATCGGTACGAATGCAATACAAGCTGGAGCAATTGGGGCTACACACTTACAATCTGGAAGTGTAGGAGCAAGCCAAATCCAAGCTAATGCTATTAGTTCAAATGCAATTCAGTCTGGAGCTGTTGTTGCAGGTAAAATTGCAACTAACGCTGTTGTGGCTGATAACATTGCTACAAATGCTATTACAGCAGTTAAGATTTCAGCAGGGGCAATCACAGCCGAGAAATTAAGTGCTAATAGTGTGGGTGCAAATGCAATTCAAGCTAATGCCATTGTTGCAGGTAAAATAGCCGCGAATGCAGTGACTACTGCCACGATTGCAGCAGGAGCAATCCGAGCAAATCATGTCGCAGCAGGGGAGCTAACTGCGGATAAATTGGCGATTGGGTTGGGTGGGAATTTGTTGTATAACCCGATTTTTGCTAATAACGGTAATGGTTGGCATTATTATGTCGATACAAACAACATTGAGAATAACGGATATAGTTTTAATAATGCCACTGGTACATATCAAGGTGGAGCATATTTACCGACAGAAAACCAATTTAGATTACAGCGTAATCGTAAATCAATTACAGGGGACGTAAGATTAGGTGGTCTGTATCAAGATATGAAATTGACACCGAACACATATTATTGTTTTTCTGCTTATGTAGGCGGACACAGAAGTTATGTTGATTTAAACATTGAGGGTGGTGGCGTACAAGTTATCAGTAGAAGTTGGAGTGGGCGAGGACGTACAGGAGGTTATCCAAACAATACGATTGATACTGGTATTGAAAATTCATATCGTATTTGGATCTTGTTCAAAACAAATGCTACCAATTCTGCTGAAACCAATTATCGTTTAATTATTAACACTTGGGGGCAAAACGGTCAAGATAATCCAATGTTTATTATTAGACGACCTATGCTCGAAGAATGCACACAATACACCAAAGAACCTAGTGCATGGCAAAATTCAGGTGTAACAGCGATACATGGTGGCAGTATTGTTACAAATACAATAACCGCTCAACAAATAGCAGCGAACACTATCACCGCAAATGAAATCGCCAGTGGAGCTATAGCTACTCGTCATTTGTCGGCTAACTCGATTAATGCGGGGCATATTGTATCTAAGTCGCTTACCGCGGATAAGCTAAATATCAGTAGTTTGTCTGCGATTAGTGCGAATTTAGGGACTGTGACCGCGGGGAGTATATCAGGTACAACGATAAGTGGCGGAACGATAACAGGGACAACAATAAAGAGTGCGCGTCTTGAAAGTGTTACTGGCAAGTTTACAGGAGCATTAGAAGTAACTCAATTAATTGGCGGGAATGTCTTTGAAAGAGCGGTTTTTACCTCAAAGCTTACCGGAGCTGAATATAGCAAAACTTATGGTTCGGGGATTGGGGTAAATGTAAAATATTATGAGCATATTGTAAAATTTAAAATTAAATCTGCACCAGTAGATCGGTATGTTTACATGACAAATTCTATCGATAGATCCATAAGTAGCAGAGAATATTGGGCAACGAAGGATATATATGACTCAGTTCGTTATCCAAAAGCTACGCGTGAAACAACTACAATAACACCTAATGTTTCCGGTGCATTTGAGAATGGAGGAATTTTATTAAAAAATACGGAATACACAGTAAGCATATCTATTTACCTCACCACACAAAATTTATTCTCTCTTATAACAGAGCTGATGATGGTTTCAAGTAGAACAATAGTAAGTCTTTAA
- a CDS encoding Phage-related protein, tail component, with protein MVTVKFYGNLKQFGTDFKLDVKDTAEAIRALCSQIKGFRQVLQQGYYKVRIGRDYLNPETLEKGLFYCLKDGQTVHFTPVIKGAKSGGVFQTILGVALIGVSFFIPPAGLLGGVITKAGVFGMGVALTLGGVSQMLTKTPTMGEVDDKEKKQSTSFSNLGNLVAQGRPVPLAYGQILTGSLVISQGVETFDVEEEMKNPKKQSKGFNKG; from the coding sequence ATGGTCACAGTAAAATTTTATGGAAACCTAAAACAATTCGGCACTGATTTCAAGCTAGATGTAAAAGATACCGCTGAGGCTATTCGTGCGCTTTGTTCGCAAATCAAAGGCTTTCGCCAAGTGCTACAACAAGGCTATTACAAAGTCCGTATTGGTCGAGACTATCTCAATCCTGAAACTCTTGAAAAAGGGCTTTTTTATTGCCTGAAAGATGGTCAAACCGTGCATTTTACGCCGGTTATAAAGGGGGCGAAAAGTGGCGGCGTTTTTCAGACCATTTTAGGGGTTGCTTTGATTGGTGTGTCCTTTTTTATTCCCCCTGCAGGATTGCTTGGTGGCGTAATTACAAAAGCTGGGGTCTTTGGCATGGGGGTTGCGTTAACCCTCGGAGGCGTTTCACAAATGCTCACAAAAACGCCAACTATGGGGGAGGTGGATGATAAAGAGAAAAAGCAATCAACTTCGTTTTCTAATCTCGGCAATCTGGTGGCGCAAGGTCGCCCGGTTCCGTTGGCATATGGACAAATTTTAACGGGGTCATTGGTCATTTCTCAAGGTGTGGAAACATTTGATGTTGAGGAAGAAATGAAAAATCCTAAAAAACAAAGTAAAGGATTTAATAAGGGGTAA
- a CDS encoding Phage-related minor tail protein — MLTSQMIVQLDVEKAKFDQALIKAEQKARQFSERTTQYLNNIEKAAISINKYSGFTFFSGVIGQMQNTLGFLPKYADGYTEIQNKLKLVESASINSVQGLQSVFDISLKTNQNIEATSSIYQRFAQNADRLQLSQAKVASLTETVSKAVAISGASAASSQAALMQFGQALASGVLRGQEFNSVMEQTPGLSHAIARGLNVSIGELRQMANEGMLTMDIVIQALTKAKDSVDKQYESRVLTISAAFENLRTATLKWVGGLDQTIGISNQAAQVINSLSSHLNTAAVGFAALGIAIGIKKVRNYTAETNLQAASILSAAKAEKLRTATIRQQAAAEMSLLQYKLANIKTDTEAITIKKLLEAQEIKLTSAIHAEAAARQKLAIAEKQSTLAGRLFGGALGFVGGPMGALSILAITGASAIYDWYQSTQQAKEEALRYADTIDQLSQNLDNMTAAQINAESVKAKNAIKEQKAELDDLIQKHKLLEIQAKETDQVIYSSFGGPATYIKKSAEEIEQAQDNLAISAEKVENAQNKLNKSYEWLKTLQAHLPVQDIKDRIQELYPQLDMTKIKFDDFNSILTNFGSIAPGVVDGSNNIAVSMSNMAVAIGIAATSMSQLKLAMKGGIDAPKIGEKAQAEIDRINKRQEIDKLRKEKKYKEASQKQALMEGENLKFTGNDLKAYADARANELLTQWTPTSSSVGSSPKGGRSKGIDYQRQLTDQLTGFQTELSTIRANRKSIDEHKQISQYQEVNKLTQDIAANAEKYKNFGVEGTQKLLDMASAIDSENQKLAISQLKIENKEKLDAMEFELTLLGKTKKEQELLQYNNRLDLEAQKLKIGMTKENAILLDQEIAKLKERYAQIQAEEEKHRSSATLGVKQGFIEIQDDVTNVASNMKNITVAAFGSMSDALTDFVMTGKADFADMATSIMKDISNMIIKMMLFNAIKSAGSAMGFDMSFIGGASGGGYAYGNGRFGFAEGGFTGLGGKYQPAGIVHRGEYVLTKEATSRIGLDYLNYLNYGNGRGFANGGGVGVPKVPNLNIKSALPTPNVKVNVINNGEPAEASVSTKQNNGQLEITVELIRRLAKAEATNAIQTNFRPGGVFA, encoded by the coding sequence ATGCTAACAAGTCAAATGATCGTTCAGCTAGATGTTGAAAAAGCGAAATTTGATCAAGCCCTAATAAAAGCGGAACAAAAAGCTCGGCAATTTTCAGAGCGCACCACACAGTATTTGAATAATATTGAAAAAGCAGCGATTTCTATAAATAAATATTCCGGGTTTACGTTTTTTTCTGGGGTAATAGGGCAAATGCAAAATACTTTAGGCTTTTTACCTAAATATGCCGATGGTTACACTGAAATCCAAAATAAATTAAAACTTGTTGAAAGTGCAAGTATCAATAGTGTTCAAGGATTACAATCTGTTTTTGATATATCCTTAAAAACCAATCAAAATATTGAAGCCACTTCTTCTATTTATCAACGTTTTGCACAAAATGCTGACAGACTCCAATTAAGTCAAGCTAAAGTCGCAAGTTTAACTGAAACCGTATCAAAAGCAGTTGCTATATCCGGGGCAAGTGCGGCATCTTCTCAAGCTGCCTTGATGCAATTTGGTCAAGCGCTGGCATCTGGAGTATTACGTGGACAAGAGTTCAATTCTGTCATGGAACAAACTCCAGGTTTAAGTCATGCTATTGCACGAGGATTAAATGTTTCAATAGGTGAGTTACGCCAAATGGCAAATGAAGGTATGCTCACTATGGATATCGTTATTCAAGCATTAACAAAAGCAAAAGATAGTGTAGATAAGCAATATGAATCACGAGTATTAACTATCTCTGCTGCTTTTGAAAATTTAAGAACAGCTACATTAAAATGGGTTGGTGGGCTAGATCAAACAATTGGTATTAGCAATCAAGCTGCTCAAGTAATTAATAGCTTATCTAGTCATTTAAATACTGCGGCGGTTGGTTTTGCTGCATTAGGCATAGCTATAGGAATAAAGAAAGTAAGAAATTATACTGCCGAAACTAATTTACAGGCAGCGTCTATATTATCCGCGGCTAAAGCGGAAAAACTTAGAACCGCTACAATTAGACAGCAGGCAGCTGCTGAAATGAGCTTATTGCAATATAAATTAGCGAATATAAAAACAGATACCGAAGCGATTACAATTAAAAAATTGTTAGAGGCTCAAGAAATAAAATTAACCTCGGCCATTCATGCCGAGGCAGCAGCTAGACAAAAACTGGCTATTGCTGAAAAACAATCAACGTTGGCTGGGCGTTTATTTGGTGGTGCATTAGGTTTTGTTGGTGGTCCTATGGGAGCATTATCAATTCTTGCGATAACGGGAGCTTCTGCTATTTATGACTGGTATCAATCGACTCAACAAGCAAAAGAAGAAGCTTTGCGCTACGCTGATACAATCGATCAATTAAGTCAAAATCTTGACAATATGACTGCGGCACAAATTAATGCTGAATCTGTTAAAGCAAAAAATGCAATTAAAGAACAAAAAGCAGAATTAGACGATTTAATTCAAAAACATAAATTGTTGGAAATTCAAGCGAAAGAAACGGATCAAGTGATTTATTCTAGTTTCGGAGGCCCGGCAACGTATATTAAAAAATCAGCGGAGGAAATTGAGCAAGCACAAGATAATTTAGCGATTTCTGCAGAAAAAGTGGAAAATGCACAAAACAAATTAAATAAATCCTATGAATGGTTAAAAACATTACAAGCTCATCTTCCTGTACAGGATATTAAAGATAGAATACAAGAATTATATCCACAATTGGATATGACAAAAATTAAGTTTGACGATTTCAATTCTATTTTAACTAATTTCGGTAGTATTGCTCCAGGTGTTGTTGATGGCTCTAATAATATTGCAGTGAGTATGTCAAATATGGCAGTTGCGATAGGGATTGCCGCAACAAGTATGTCACAGTTGAAATTAGCTATGAAAGGGGGAATTGATGCGCCTAAAATTGGCGAGAAAGCACAAGCAGAAATTGATCGGATAAACAAACGCCAAGAAATTGATAAACTCAGAAAAGAGAAAAAATATAAAGAAGCTAGTCAAAAGCAAGCTTTAATGGAGGGGGAAAATCTAAAATTTACTGGAAATGATTTAAAGGCTTACGCTGATGCACGAGCAAATGAACTATTAACGCAGTGGACGCCCACTAGTTCCAGCGTAGGTTCCAGTCCAAAAGGTGGCAGAAGTAAAGGTATTGATTATCAGCGTCAATTAACTGATCAATTAACCGGATTTCAGACTGAACTCTCAACTATACGAGCAAACAGAAAGAGTATTGATGAACATAAACAAATCTCTCAATATCAAGAGGTAAATAAACTCACTCAAGATATTGCGGCCAACGCTGAGAAATACAAAAACTTCGGCGTAGAGGGTACTCAGAAATTATTAGATATGGCATCTGCCATTGATAGTGAAAATCAAAAATTAGCGATTTCACAACTAAAAATTGAGAATAAAGAGAAGCTTGATGCCATGGAATTTGAACTTACTCTTTTGGGTAAAACTAAAAAAGAGCAAGAGTTGCTTCAGTATAATAATAGATTAGATCTTGAGGCACAGAAGTTAAAAATTGGTATGACAAAAGAGAATGCTATTTTGTTGGATCAAGAAATTGCTAAGTTAAAAGAGCGATACGCGCAAATCCAAGCTGAAGAAGAAAAACACAGAAGTAGTGCAACATTAGGCGTAAAACAAGGATTTATCGAGATTCAAGACGATGTTACAAATGTGGCCAGTAATATGAAAAACATTACGGTTGCCGCGTTTGGATCAATGTCTGATGCTCTAACTGATTTTGTAATGACTGGCAAAGCTGATTTTGCAGATATGGCGACATCAATAATGAAAGATATTTCCAATATGATCATTAAAATGATGTTATTTAATGCGATTAAATCGGCTGGTTCAGCAATGGGATTTGATATGTCATTCATTGGTGGTGCTTCTGGTGGTGGCTATGCTTATGGAAATGGTCGCTTTGGCTTTGCGGAAGGTGGTTTTACCGGCTTAGGTGGTAAATATCAACCAGCGGGCATTGTTCACCGCGGTGAATATGTGTTGACCAAAGAAGCAACCTCTCGTATTGGTTTGGATTATTTAAACTATCTCAATTATGGTAACGGACGTGGTTTTGCCAATGGTGGTGGCGTTGGTGTGCCTAAAGTACCAAATCTTAATATTAAATCAGCTCTTCCCACACCAAATGTTAAGGTTAATGTGATCAATAATGGTGAACCTGCTGAGGCGAGTGTATCCACTAAACAAAATAATGGGCAATTAGAGATTACCGTTGAGTTAATTCGCCGACTTGCTAAAGCTGAGGCAACGAATGCTATTCAAACCAATTTCCGACCTGGAGGAGTATTTGCATAA
- the gp18 gene encoding Phage-related minor tail protein L → MPIPISTQFKLDLASFEQNALLDLYEIDLSNLTDNQGEQGSIYRFYAGTNELNAPVMWQGKQYDPYPVQASGFELNGQGPSNRPTLTLSNLFGVVTGISARFEECIGAVVRRRQVYAHYLDAANFKNGNPKADPTQERLSLFIIEQLSTLKHDVASFTLALPTETDNALISSRVIFADTCAWTYRSSECGYTGAPVADEKDQPTSDPKKDKCSHCLTGCKLRNNARNFGAFVSVNKLG, encoded by the coding sequence ATGCCAATTCCAATTAGCACTCAATTTAAACTTGATCTTGCCAGTTTTGAGCAAAATGCTCTATTAGATTTGTATGAAATTGATTTAAGCAATTTAACGGATAATCAAGGCGAGCAAGGCAGTATTTACCGATTTTATGCCGGAACGAACGAGTTAAATGCACCGGTGATGTGGCAAGGAAAACAATATGATCCGTACCCGGTACAGGCGAGTGGTTTTGAGTTAAATGGGCAGGGACCGAGTAATCGCCCAACCTTAACCTTGTCAAATTTATTTGGTGTGGTGACGGGGATTTCTGCAAGATTTGAGGAATGTATTGGGGCTGTGGTGCGGCGCCGACAAGTTTATGCACATTATCTCGATGCGGCGAATTTTAAAAATGGCAATCCGAAAGCGGATCCGACACAAGAGCGGTTGAGTTTATTTATTATTGAGCAGTTAAGTACATTAAAACATGACGTCGCCAGTTTTACTTTGGCGTTGCCGACGGAAACCGATAATGCGTTAATTTCCAGCCGGGTTATTTTTGCCGATACCTGCGCTTGGACATATCGTTCATCGGAATGTGGTTATACTGGGGCGCCGGTTGCTGATGAAAAAGATCAGCCGACAAGCGATCCGAAAAAGGATAAATGCAGTCACTGTTTAACGGGGTGTAAGCTGAGAAACAATGCACGAAATTTCGGCGCGTTTGTTAGCGTGAATAAACTCGGTTAA
- a CDS encoding putative minor tail protein, whose protein sequence is METFKWCVRPELSVNNEPERNIVRFGDGYTQRQRKGINTLLRTHTVSVKVRNQDKMAVDAFLSRHGGVDAFYYQDPYSGQKRKVICGKWPAKMGLHFTEFTCEFEEVP, encoded by the coding sequence ATGGAAACATTCAAATGGTGTGTTCGCCCTGAACTGTCGGTCAATAACGAACCTGAACGGAATATTGTTCGTTTCGGTGATGGTTATACACAACGTCAACGTAAAGGAATTAATACGCTACTTCGTACACATACTGTTTCTGTTAAGGTACGCAATCAAGACAAGATGGCAGTTGATGCGTTTTTATCTCGACATGGTGGCGTGGATGCGTTTTATTATCAAGATCCTTATTCAGGGCAAAAGAGAAAAGTCATTTGTGGTAAGTGGCCTGCAAAAATGGGATTACATTTTACCGAATTTACTTGTGAGTTTGAGGAAGTGCCATAA
- a CDS encoding (3R)-hydroxymyristoyl-ACP dehydratase has translation MKLEQQIINYALKHEPQEICGFVVFKGQEKIFLPCENIADDPENYFEISTDDWLLAHQYDGIVAVVHSHPEGEAVLSTADRQMQVQSGLDWWLVCDGQIKQFRNVPHLVGRDFEHGIMDCYTLFRDAYMLAGLDFPDFEREDGWWTSGENLYLDNMTKQGFYRTDDGVKVGDVILMQVGADVPNHAAIYLGKWHQVLHHSPNRLSKRDLYDGYWFKHTHSIWRHKDADHLNFNGIFNDLAVTT, from the coding sequence ATGAAACTTGAACAACAGATTATTAACTACGCACTAAAACACGAACCGCAAGAAATTTGCGGTTTTGTTGTTTTTAAAGGGCAAGAAAAAATTTTCTTACCTTGTGAGAATATTGCTGACGATCCGGAAAACTATTTTGAAATTTCCACGGATGACTGGCTTTTAGCGCATCAATATGACGGGATTGTGGCGGTGGTCCATTCTCATCCGGAGGGTGAAGCAGTGCTATCGACTGCAGACCGTCAAATGCAAGTACAATCCGGATTGGATTGGTGGTTGGTCTGCGATGGGCAAATAAAACAATTTAGAAATGTACCGCACTTAGTTGGACGTGATTTTGAACATGGCATAATGGATTGTTATACGCTTTTTCGTGATGCTTATATGCTTGCTGGTTTAGATTTTCCTGATTTTGAACGAGAAGATGGCTGGTGGACGAGTGGGGAAAATCTTTATTTAGATAATATGACAAAACAGGGGTTTTATCGCACGGATGATGGTGTGAAAGTGGGGGATGTGATTTTAATGCAAGTAGGGGCAGATGTGCCAAACCATGCGGCAATCTATCTTGGCAAATGGCATCAAGTGTTACACCACAGCCCAAACCGTTTATCAAAACGGGATTTATATGATGGCTATTGGTTTAAACACACGCACAGTATTTGGCGTCATAAGGACGCCGATCATCTCAATTTTAATGGCATTTTTAACGATCTTGCTGTGACAACTTAA